The nucleotide window GGAAGGAGATAAGAGATGCCGACATGATAGTCTGCCTTGGCGACCTCGTAGGCTACGGCGCGAGCCCCAACGAGGTCGTGGAGTTTTTCAGAAGGCTGAGGGAGAGAAAAAATGTCATATGCGTTCGTGGCAATCACGACAACGCGGTAGCCTTTGGCACAGACTGGGGCTTCAATCCATACGCCCGCCAGGCCGTCAGATGGCATCAGCGCGTGATGAGCGTTGAGAACCTCGAGTTCCTGAGAGGGCTTCCCGTGAGGGCCTCCTTCACTGCCGGAAACAGGGTCTATTACGTCATTCACGGATCTCCTAGGGCCCCCCTTGATGAGTATCTGTTTCCCTGGCTTCCAGATAGTGAGTTTAGGGCGGTGCTGGGCTTCATAAGGGAAGATGACCTTCTCGTCGGTCACACCCACGTGCCAATGCTCGTAAAGGTAGGGGATAGGAGGATAATAAACCCAGGCTCCGTCGGTCAGCCGAGGGATGGCGACTGGAGGGCGAGCTATGCCCTTCTAGATGAGGAGACTGGGGAGGTGAGCTTTTATAGGGTCGAGTATGACGTTGAAGAGGCGGCGAGGAAGATATTGGAGGCAGGTCTTCCCAGGTTCCTTGCGGAGAGGCTGTTTGAGGGCTTTTAAATGGCATCGCTCAAATAAACCGAGAACTCTTCACTTTGAGGGCCCCTTTTGTGTACAGGTCGAGGAGGATTTCAGCTATTCTTTCTCCTGCCTTCCCGTCGCCGAAGGGGTTGGAGGCGCTCGCCATCTTCTCGTAGAACTCTGAATCGCTTAGTAGCCGCTCCACGTAAGCAAGGGCCCTCTCCTTCTCGAGGCCCACGAGAACGTTTCCCCCGGCCTTCAAGGTCTCCGGCCTCTCCGTGTTGTAGCGGAGCGTCAGGCATGGGACGTTGAGGATTATTGCCTCCTCTTGGATGCCACCGGAGTCCGTCATGATTATCTTCGCGTTTCTCTCCAGCTTCAGAAAATCAA belongs to Pyrococcus yayanosii CH1 and includes:
- a CDS encoding metallophosphoesterase family protein; amino-acid sequence: MIALISDIHSNWEALRAVWKEIRDADMIVCLGDLVGYGASPNEVVEFFRRLRERKNVICVRGNHDNAVAFGTDWGFNPYARQAVRWHQRVMSVENLEFLRGLPVRASFTAGNRVYYVIHGSPRAPLDEYLFPWLPDSEFRAVLGFIREDDLLVGHTHVPMLVKVGDRRIINPGSVGQPRDGDWRASYALLDEETGEVSFYRVEYDVEEAARKILEAGLPRFLAERLFEGF